In Paraburkholderia youngii, the genomic stretch GACGTGTCGATCCGTCAGAAGGAAGGGCTCGAGCAGGTCACCGGTGTGCTCGCGGGCGAGCCGCCTTCGGAGCAGCTGATCTCAAGCGAAAACGGCGTGCGCTATCACGTCGACGTGCGCAACGGCCACAAGACCGGCTTCTATGTCGATCAGCGCGATAACCGCCTGCTCGTGCAGCAATTCGCGAAAGATCGCGACGTGCTGAACTGCTTCTGCTACACCGGCGGCTTTTCGCTCGCGGCGCTCGAGGGTGGCGCGAAGCGCGTGGTGTCGGTCGATTCGTCGGGTGAAGCGCTCGCGCTCGCGCAGCAGAACGTCGCGGCCAACGGCTTCGACGCCGATCGCGCGAGCTGGCTCGACGCCGACGCGTTCAAGACACTGCGGCGCCTCTACGACGAAGGCGAGCGCTTCGACCTGATCGTGCTCGATCCGCCGAAGTTCGCGCCATCGCGCGAGCACGTGGACCGCGCGTCGCGCGCGTACAAGGACATCAACCTGACGGGCCTGAAGCTGCTGCGTCCGGGCGGTTTGCTGTTCACCTACTCGTGCTCGGGCGCGATCGATCCCGAACTGTTCCAGAAGATCGTGTCCGGCGCCGCCGCCGACGCCCGCGTCGACGCACGCATCCTGAAGCGGCTCGGCGCGGGCGTCGATCATCCGCTGCTCACGGCATTCCCCGAAGGGGAGTATCTGAAGGGCCTGCTGTTGCAAATCGCCTGATCGCCCATATTTCGTGGGCAATTGCGCGTGCCGGCGGCGGCGGCCAGCCTCCGCGCAGCCGGCCATCAGCCGGCCGCAAGGCGGCCGCCCCTGCGCCCGCCAGGCAAATATGTTTCAATAACCGGCTGGACAGGGCCGCGCCATCTGGCCGCGGCGGCCGGCCTCACGCTTCTGGCTAGCCTTGCGCTAGCGTTCGATCACGCACCGTTTCACGACTTACAGGCGACCCACATGATTCCAGTCACCATCCTGACCGGCTTTCTCGGCAGCGGTAAAACCACCCTGCTCAAGCGCATCCTGAACGAAAAGCACGGCATGAAGATCGCCGTCATCGAGAACGAGTTCGGCGAAGAGAACATCGACAACGAGATTCTCGTGCAGGACACGACCGAGCAGATCATCCAGATGAGCAACGGCTGCATCTGCTGCACGATTCGCGGCGACCTGTCGCGCGTGCTCAACGATCTGGCCGCGAAGAAGCAGGCGGGCGAAGTGGACTTCGACCGTGTCGTGATCGAAACCACCGGCCTCGCAAATCCGGGCCCGGTCGCGCAAACCTTCTTCATGGACGATCAGATCGCGAGCGAATTCCTGCTCGACGCGATCATCACGCTGGTCGATGCGAAGCACGCGGACCGTCAGCTCGACGAGCACGAAGTTGTGCAGCGCCAGGTCGGTTTTGCCGACCGCCTGTTCATCACCAAGGCCGATCTCGTCGATGAGCGGCAGGTGGGCGATCTGCGTCACCGTCTGCTGCACATGAACCCGAAGGCGGCGATAAGGGTCGTCAATTTCGGCGAAGCGGACATCAAGGAAATTTTCGATCTGCGGGGCTTCAACCTCAACTCGAAGCTCGAAATCGACCCGGACTTCCTCGCCGAAGACGAACACGCGCACAGCCACGCGCATGCGCACGACGAACACGGCCACACGCACGGCGACCATGACCACGATCACGCGAACTGCGATCACGACCATGGCCATTGCGATCACGAAGGCCACGATCATGGGCATCACCACCATGCGCATCACGACGACAAGATCAAGTCGTTCGTGTACCGCAGCGATCGTCCGTTCGATCCGAACAAGCTCGAGGACTTCCTCGGCGGCATCCTGCAGATCTACGGCGAGCACCTGCTGCGCTACAAGGGCGTGCTGTACATGAAGGGCGTCGATCGCAAGGTCGTGTTCCAGGGCGTGCATCAAATGATGGGCAGCGACCTCGCCGCGAAATGGCAACCGGCCGAGAAGAAGACCAACAAGATGGTGTTCATCGGCATCGAACTGCCGCGCGACCTGATCACCGACGGTCTCGACGCCTGCCTCGCCTAAGCGGGCGCAGCGCCGTCACACCAGCAAACCCGGTAGAAGGCCCACGACACGCCGCGCATAGCGCGGCATGCGTCGTGCTACTTCTATTGCGCCGAGACGCCCGACGCCGACTGCGCGGGCGTGAATCCTCTGCAGAAACTGCGATGCCGTGGCACGGAGACCGTGCGATTGCCGGCTATATGAAAACCGCGTGAAAACCCTGCTGCATTAAAGCGTGCACGACCATCGCTTTTTGGCTTTGTGCGCGTTATATTTTCGGGATATCGCTGCACCGCAGGCGGAATTTCGGCTGTTGCGGTGCCGGATTGTGATTCAGTTACAATACGTGCCCACTGGAGAATGACAACGAATTGCCCGGTCGCGCGTATCCCGCGACGGGCCTGAAACGGCGCCGGAAAATCTTGTCCGGAGACACGCCGAAAACGCCGGCGGGCACGGCCTGAAAGGGCACGCGCTTGTCGGCGAGCGATGCCTCAGGAGCATGTGTGAATCGGTTTCCAGAGGAGTTCGGCCCCGCAGCGGCGTAGCTAGCAGCGCCCGGTGTGCGTGGGCGCCAGGCGCTTCGGCGTCACGACAGCCCAACGTTCGTGACCACCCTGCGCCGCGCGTCCACGCGACGCGTTTGCGGGCAATACGAAAGTGCGGGCACTATGAGTTTTGCCTCACATTGAAGAAGTAAGCCAGATGACGACGAAACGACTCTTGACCGAAGCCGAAATCCTGAAGATGAGCGACAAGGATTACATGAATGAGGATCAGCTCGCCTTCTTCAAGAACAGGCTCGAACAGTTGCAGGCGGACATTCTCCGCAATGCTGGCCAGACGACCGAGAACCTGCGTGAAACGGTCATCGTGCCGGACCCGGCCGATCGCGCCACGATCGAGGAAGAGCATGCGCTCGAACTGCGCACGCGCGACCGCGAACGCAAGCTGCTGAAGAAGGTGCAGCAATCGATCGCGCGCATCGAGGCGGGCGACTACGGCTGGTGCGAAGAAACCGGCGAGCCGATCGGCATTCCGCGTCTGCTCGCACGGCCTACAGCCACGCTGTCGCTCGAAGCACAAGAGCGCCGCGAACTGCGCCAGAAACTGTTCGGCGACTGATTAGCCGAGGCGCGGCTTCGGCCTGGCGCCCTGAAAACGCTGCTTCGTCGAGAGGCGCACGGTGAACCGTGCGCCTTTTCTTTTTGCGCGACCTCCGCGCAAGCTCCGCCATCCCTCCCGTCCCGCCTCGCGTTCCCGCCTCGTTTCTCAGGCTTCCTGAGCGGATTTTCAGTTTTTCTCCCTAGGCCTTCCGGCGGATCTTGATATGACCGCGCCCGCCCTAAAATAGATCGGACATGCGCTCACGAGCGCGCCAGCCGGCGCGCCGTCCGCTGACTGGATTCATGCGGCAGCGCGCAGTGCTGCCGCGTCCTACCCGTTTTGCAAAGAGGAACGCATATGGAGCAATTTCACGGCACGACGATCGTTTCCGTGCGCCGCGGCAACAAGGTGGCGCTCGGCGGCGACGGCCAGGTGACGCTCGGCAACATCGTCATGAAAGGCGGCGCGAAGAAGGTCCGGCGCATCTATAACGGCAAGGTGCTGGTCGGCTTCGCCGGGGGCACGGCGGATGCCTTCTCGCTGCTCGACCGCTTCGAGGCGAAGCTCGAAAAACATCAGGGCAATCTGACGCGCGCGGCCGTGGAGCTCGCGAAAGACTGGCGCACCGATCGCATGCTGCGTCGTCTCGAAGCGATGCTGATCACCGCGGACGCGACCACCACGCTCGTCATCACCGGCAACGGCGACGTGCTCGACCCCGAAGGCGGCATCTGCGCGATCGGCTCGGGCGGTGCGTATGCGCAGGCGGCCGCGAAGGCGCTCTCCGACAACACCGAGCTATCGCCGCGCGACATCGTGGAGAAATCGCTGGAAATCGCCGGCGACATGTGCATCTACACGAACCATAACCGCGTCATTGAGACGATCGAGTAAGGACCCATCGATGAGCACCATGACCCCCGCCGAGATCGTCTCCGAGCTCGACAAACACATCATCGGCCAAGGCCGCGCGAAGAAAGCCGTGGCCGTCGCGCTGCGCAACCGCTGGCGCCGTCAGCAGGTCGACGAACCGCTGCGCCAGGAAATCACCCCGAAGAACATCCTGATGATCGGACCGACCGGCGTCGGCAAGACGGAAATCGCGCGGCGTCTCGCGAAGCTCGCGGACGCGCCGTTCATCAAGATCGAAGCGACCAAGTTCACCGAAGTCGGCTACGTGGGCCGCGACGTCGACAGCATCGTGCGCGACCTGATCGAGATTTCGGTCAAGCAGACCCGCGAAACGGAAATGCGCAAAGTGCGGACCAAAGCGGGCGATCTGGCCGAAGACCGCATTCTCGACATCCTGCTGCCGACCGCACGGCCGGTCGGTTTCGGTTCGAGCACGAGTTCGACCGATACCGCCGATGAAGGCAGCACGACGCGTCAGACGTTCCGCAAGCGCTTGCGCGAAGGCCAGCTCGACGACAAGGAAATCGAGCTCGACGTCGAGCAGCCGCAGGTCGGCATGGACATCATGGGGCCGCCGGGCATGGAAGACATGACCGAGCAGATCCGCTCGATGTTCGCCAACATCGGCGGCGGCAAGAAGACGCGCCGCAAGATGAAGGTGAAGGAAGCGCTGAAGGTGCTCACCGACGAAGAAGCCGGCAAGATGCTGAACGACGAAGAGGTGAAAGCCAAGGCGGTGCAGAACGTCGAACAGAACGGCATCGTGTTTCTAGACGAAATCGACAAGATCGCATCGCGCAACGAAGCCGGCGGCGGTGAAGTGTCCCGTCAGGGCGTGCAGCGCGATCTGCTGCCGCTCGTCGAAGGCACGACGATCAACACCAAGTACGGCATGGTGAAGACCGATCACATCCTGTTCATCGCGAGCGGCGCGTTTCATCTTGCGAAGCCGAGCGATCTGATCCCGGAACTGCAGGGGCGCTTTCCGATTCGCGTCGAACTCGACTCGCTGTCGGTCAACGACTTCGAATCGATCCTCGTGTCGACGGATGCGAGCCTCGTCAAGCAATACCAGGCGCTGCTCGCGACCGAAGACGTGCACCTCGAATTCGCCGACGACGGCATCCGCCGTCTTGCCGAGATCGCATACTCCGTCAACGAGAAGACTGAGAACATCGGCGCGCGGCGTCTTTATACGGTCATCGAAAAGCTGCTCGAGGAAGTGTCGTTCTCGGCCGGCAATCATTCCGGCCGGACAGTGCAGATCGACGCGGCGTATGTCGATCGCGCGTTGAACGAAGTCGCGGAAGACGAGGATCTGTCGCGCTACGTGCTGTGATATGCGCGGTGACAGCGCCAAGCGCTGATGCATACGCTGATGCATAAAAAACGGGCTGCCTTCGCATTGGCAGCCCGTTTTGCTTTGTGCCGCCCGATCGCGGCCTACTGCCTCACCGGCCGCTTCGCCAGCTTGCGCTGCAACGTGCGCCGATGCATGTTCAACGCGCGCGCGGTCGCCGAGATATTGCCGTTGTGTTCGGCGAGCACCCGCTGGATATGTTCCCATTCGAGCCGCGCCACCGACAGCGGCTGCGGATGCTCGATCGCCTCCTCGGCCTGCAACGCGCTCGCCTCGCTTTGCAGCGCCGACAGGATCGTCTCGACGTTGGCGGGCTTCGCGAGATAGTTGTCGGCGCCGTCCTTGACCGCCTGCACCGCGGTGGCGATGCTCGCGTAGCCGGTCAGCACCAGCATGCGCGCATCGGGCTGCAGATCGCGTAACGGCGCGACGAGCGTCAGGCCGGAGTCGTTGCCCAGATGCAGGTCCACGGTGATCTCGCTGAACTTCTGCTGATTCGCGAGCCGGATCGCCTCGTCCGCGTTGTGCGCTTCGCTCACCGTGTAGCCGCGCCGCGTCAAGCCGCGCGCCAGGATGCCGGAGAACACTTCGTCGTCGTCGATCACCAGAAAATTCTTTTCGCTCATGCCTGTTTCTCCGTGTTGGATGGCGCGGCGCCTTGCGGGCTCGCTCCGGAAATCTTGCGCGCGCCGAGCGGCAGTCGCAGCACCGCACGCGTGCCGCGCGGCCGCCCGCCGTTGGCGTCGGTCAGCTCGATCGATCCCTTCAGACGCGCCGCCGCCGAAAACGCCAGATACAAGCCGACGCCGTGACCGCCCTGCGTGCTCTCCACCGGCATCGTGCCGAGCGAGCCGCGCAGCGCGACCGGAATGCCAGGACCGTGGTCGCACACTTCGAATACGATCTGGTCGCCGCGTGGCGCGAGCGTGCAAGACAGCGTCACGTGATCGCGGCTCGCGCGCGCGGCGTTGTCGAGCAGGATCGTCAGTATCTGGCTGACGGCCACCGTGTCGTTGAGACTGACATCGGCGGGCGGCGTGCCGAGCCGCTCGAACTTTACGTGCGGATGGCGCAGGCGCCATTGGTCGGCAAACGATTCGAGCCATTCGTCGACCGGCTCACGGTTCGTCGTGGTCGTCGCGCGGCTGCGCAAGCGCGCGAGTGCCGACGTGCACAGCGTCATCTGCTGCTCGAGCAGTTCGAGATCGGCGCGGTAGGGAGCGAGTCCCGCGTCGGTGCGCGCCGCGTCGCGCAATTCTTCTGACAACATCGCGATTGTAGACAGAGGGGTACCGATTTCGTGAGCCACGGTGGCCGCCTGCACGCCGAGCGCGACCGCCCGTTCGTCCTGAAGCAAGCGCTGCTGCGCTTCTCCAAGCGCTGCGTCACGAAGCCGCAGTGCCCGCGACATGCGCGCGACGAACCACGCGATCAGCCCTACGCTGACCATGAAATTGACCCACATGCCCGAGCGGTAGTAGTCGAACAGGTTGGCGGGATTCTCGAGATTGAGCGGCACCGAATCGAAACTGAGCATCGCGTAGCAGGCGACCGCGAACGCCGCGAGCCAGGCCATCAGATACCACGGCAGCACGGCCGCCGCGATTGCAAGCGATGGCAGGTATAGCGATACAAACGGGTTGGTGGTGCCGCCGGACAGGAACAGCAGCGCCGACAACGCGCCGAGATCGACCCAGATCTGCCCGAACAGCTCGATGTTGGACTCGGGTCGCTGCTGCGACACGCGAAACCATGTGAGCGCATTGAACAGCACTTCGAGCCCGATCACGAGCAGCATCGCGGGCAACGGCAGATTGGCGCCGATGAAGATCTGCACGAACGCGATCGTCAGCAGCTGACCAATGATCGCGAGGCTGCGCAGCCAGAACAGATGACCGAGATTGACGCGGCCGGTGTTGGTTATACGTTGCATGACCCTAGTCTACCCGTTCGGACCCGCATGGCTGACCAGGCGGCCGAGTGCCGGTAACATGACTGTCTTCGAAATAGCATCGCGCGTCGCCAGGCTGCATTGACGACTGCTCCGCGCCATCCGTTCATGGTACCCACCGCGATTCGCGAAGCCGACGCTTCGTCCGCATTCCTGACCTTGCTGCGCGGTGCCGCCGCGGCCCGAGCCAGCGGCGCCACGGCGGACGAAGCCCGTTCCCTCGACGTCGCGGCCAAACTGCATCCGCTCGACGGCGCCTCGCTCGACGCGCTGATCGCCGCGTGGCTCGCGCAGAAGCGCCATGCGGAGGCGATCGAACTCGCCGCCATTATTTCCGAACTCGATGCGGGGAGCGCCGTCGCGCACTTCCGCGCCGGCTACGCGCTGCAGATGGCCGGCCGGCATGCCGACGCGATCCCTCCGTATCGTCGTGCGCTGGCGCTCGACCCCGCGCTGCCGCAGCTACGCAACAATCTCGCGAGCGCGCTGACGCTTACCGACGGAGATCTGAGCGAACGGCTCGCGCTGCTCGAAGCCGCGATTCGCGATGCCCCCGACGATGGCAACGCATGGATCAACCTCGCCAACGCGTATCGCCAGAGTCTGGACTTGCCCCACGCGCTCGAAGCCGGTGCCCAGGCCGTGCAGCGCGCGCCTGGCAGTCCGCTGGCTTACAACAACTATGCGCTGACGTTACGTGAAGCGCAACGCTGGGACGACGCCGAACAGGCCGCCACGACGGCCTGCGAGCTCGCCCCGCAGAACCCGACGATGCGCTCGAACCTCGGCATGCTGCAACTCCTGCGCGGCCGATACGCCGAAGGGTGGGCATCGCACGAGGCGCGCTGGGACGGCTCCAGGGAGCTCGGCGGCAGCCGTCCCGTGATGCCGGCGCCGATCTGGCGCGGCGAGCCGCTCGCCGGCAAGACGCTGCTCGTATGGGGCGAACAGGGGATGGGCGACGTGCTGCAGTTCAGCCGCTATATCCCGATGCTGGCCGAGCGTGTGCATCGCGACGGCGGCCGCGTGGTGTGGAATTCGTTTCCGCAGATGGGCGCGCTGCTCGCGCGCAGCCTCGGCGCTCATGTCGACGGTTTCTCGTCCGGCGGCGGCGTCGAATCGCTGCCGCCGATGGACTATGAAATTCCGCTGCTGAGCTTGCCGCTGATCTTCGATACCCGCGAAGAGACCATTCCAGCCGCGCCCTACCTGTTCGCCGATGTGGCCGCGCTTGCGGCGTGGCGCGAACGCGTTGCCGACGGGCGCCGCCTTAAGGTCGGCCTCGCCTGGACGGGTAGCCGCGGGCATCAGCGCAACCCGTTTCGCAGCGTCGGCTGGCAGCGCTATGCCGCGCATTTCGCCGGCATCGACGACGTCACCTTCTACTCGCTGCAGCCGGGCGCGGCCGCCGAGATCGCCGCCGCCCGCGCGGCCGGCCTGCGCATCATCGATCACACCGCGAGCCTCGCCACCTTCGACGACACCGCCGCCTTCGTCGGCGCGCTCGACCTCGTGATCACCGTATGCACATCGGTCGCGCATCTGAGCGGCGCGCTCGGTCAGCGCACGTGGGTGCTGCTCGACGTCAATCCGCATTGGGTCTGGTTGCTGGAGCGCGGCGACAGCCCGTGGTATCCGAGCGCCACGTTGTATCGGCAGCCGCGGTTCGGCGAGTGGGAGCCGGCGCTGGAAGCAGTGGCGCGCGATCTGCGAGCGCTGGTGGCGCAGCATCGCGGTGCATAGGCGGTTCAGATCGGCCATTGGCAAACGCAGCGTTTACGGCCGTTCAACGCCACTTGCCTCGCGTGTCGCCTGGGCAATCTCCGCGGCGAGACATTCCGGGCACAAGCAGCGGCCCCCCGGCTTCAGCCGCTCTGCCGGCAGCGGCGGCAAAGCACGACACCAGCACGGAGATGATGTCTCGCCCTGCATGCCGCAGTCGAAGGCATTGCCGCAGCGCGGACAGCGCGCGCTGCTCCCGGAACGGGTAGAAGACGGTTTCATTGCGGATGGGCGCGAAAGGTCGGGGGCATCGGTCAGATCATGATGCCATGACTGATACGCCTAGGTGCAGCCGTCCGTTCGGCCAATGCACGGCCGTCACGCAAGTGCGTTACGCTTGCTGTTTGCCCGCCCCCGTGGCCGTCATGGTGCAATCCGCCAAGCCTGCACCGACCGTCGCTCGCGCCGCTGCCGAAAACCCTGTTGCAGCGCGCCAGTCCTGTACAATTCGCGCTGTTTTAACTGTTCCGTGCCCGAGCCTGCCGCCATGTCCGAGCTTCCCGACCTCTCGCAGATTGCGCCCACCCTGAAAGCCGAAATTCTGGCCGAGGCGCTGCCTTACATCCGCCAGTATCACGGCAAGACCGTGGTCATCAAATACGGCGGCAACGCCATGACCGAAGAGCGTCTGAAGCAGGGTTTCGCGCGCGACGTGATTCTGCTCAAGCTGGTTGGCATCAACCCGGTCATCGTGCACGGCGGTGGTCCGCAAATCGACCTGGCGCTTAAGAAAATCGGTAAACAGGGCACGTTCATCCAGGGCATGCGCGTCACCGACGAAGAGACGATGGAAGTCGTCGAATGGGTGCTCGGCGGCGAGGTGCAGCAGGACATCGTGATGCTGATCAACCACTTCGGCGGCCACGCGGTCGGCCTGACCGGCAAGGACGGCGGCCTGATCCACGCGCGCAAGATGCTGATGCCGGATCGAGAAAAGCCGGGCCAGTACGTCGACATCGGCCAGGTCGGCGAAGTGGAAGCGATCAACCCGGCGGTCGTGAAGGCACTGCAGGACGACGCGTTCATTCCGGTAATCTCGCCGATCGGCTTCGGCGAAGACGGTCTGTCGTACAACATCAACGCGGACCTCGTCGCGGGCAAACTGGCGGTCGTGCTGAACGCCGAAAAGCTCGTGATGATGACCAACATCCCCGGCGTGATGGACAAGGAAGGCAATCTGCTGACCGACCTGTCGGCGCGCGAAATCGACGGCCTGTTCGAAGACGGCACGATCTCCGGCGGCATGCTGCCGAAAATCTCGTCCGCGCTCGATGCGGCGAAGAGCGGCGTGCGCTCGGTGCACATCATCGACGGCCGCATCGAACACTCGGTGCTGTTGGAAATCCTGACCGAACAGCCATTCGGCACGATG encodes the following:
- a CDS encoding CobW family GTP-binding protein, with the translated sequence MIPVTILTGFLGSGKTTLLKRILNEKHGMKIAVIENEFGEENIDNEILVQDTTEQIIQMSNGCICCTIRGDLSRVLNDLAAKKQAGEVDFDRVVIETTGLANPGPVAQTFFMDDQIASEFLLDAIITLVDAKHADRQLDEHEVVQRQVGFADRLFITKADLVDERQVGDLRHRLLHMNPKAAIRVVNFGEADIKEIFDLRGFNLNSKLEIDPDFLAEDEHAHSHAHAHDEHGHTHGDHDHDHANCDHDHGHCDHEGHDHGHHHHAHHDDKIKSFVYRSDRPFDPNKLEDFLGGILQIYGEHLLRYKGVLYMKGVDRKVVFQGVHQMMGSDLAAKWQPAEKKTNKMVFIGIELPRDLITDGLDACLA
- a CDS encoding cysteine-rich CWC family protein, giving the protein MKPSSTRSGSSARCPRCGNAFDCGMQGETSSPCWCRALPPLPAERLKPGGRCLCPECLAAEIAQATREASGVERP
- the hslV gene encoding ATP-dependent protease subunit HslV; the encoded protein is MEQFHGTTIVSVRRGNKVALGGDGQVTLGNIVMKGGAKKVRRIYNGKVLVGFAGGTADAFSLLDRFEAKLEKHQGNLTRAAVELAKDWRTDRMLRRLEAMLITADATTTLVITGNGDVLDPEGGICAIGSGGAYAQAAAKALSDNTELSPRDIVEKSLEIAGDMCIYTNHNRVIETIE
- the dksA gene encoding RNA polymerase-binding protein DksA; protein product: MTTKRLLTEAEILKMSDKDYMNEDQLAFFKNRLEQLQADILRNAGQTTENLRETVIVPDPADRATIEEEHALELRTRDRERKLLKKVQQSIARIEAGDYGWCEETGEPIGIPRLLARPTATLSLEAQERRELRQKLFGD
- the hslU gene encoding ATP-dependent protease ATPase subunit HslU, producing the protein MSTMTPAEIVSELDKHIIGQGRAKKAVAVALRNRWRRQQVDEPLRQEITPKNILMIGPTGVGKTEIARRLAKLADAPFIKIEATKFTEVGYVGRDVDSIVRDLIEISVKQTRETEMRKVRTKAGDLAEDRILDILLPTARPVGFGSSTSSTDTADEGSTTRQTFRKRLREGQLDDKEIELDVEQPQVGMDIMGPPGMEDMTEQIRSMFANIGGGKKTRRKMKVKEALKVLTDEEAGKMLNDEEVKAKAVQNVEQNGIVFLDEIDKIASRNEAGGGEVSRQGVQRDLLPLVEGTTINTKYGMVKTDHILFIASGAFHLAKPSDLIPELQGRFPIRVELDSLSVNDFESILVSTDASLVKQYQALLATEDVHLEFADDGIRRLAEIAYSVNEKTENIGARRLYTVIEKLLEEVSFSAGNHSGRTVQIDAAYVDRALNEVAEDEDLSRYVL
- a CDS encoding class I SAM-dependent rRNA methyltransferase, with the translated sequence MNTVTLKPSKEKSLLRRHPWVYANAIEHVDGRPAPGATVLVRAHDGRFLARAAYSPHSQIRARVWSFDEAEPIDHAFFKRRVQRAFAHRQAMVRDTGAVRLIFGEADGLPGLIVDYYVAEDAGQRSQIVCQFMAAGVEAWKDAIVAALIGATGCPNVYERSDVSIRQKEGLEQVTGVLAGEPPSEQLISSENGVRYHVDVRNGHKTGFYVDQRDNRLLVQQFAKDRDVLNCFCYTGGFSLAALEGGAKRVVSVDSSGEALALAQQNVAANGFDADRASWLDADAFKTLRRLYDEGERFDLIVLDPPKFAPSREHVDRASRAYKDINLTGLKLLRPGGLLFTYSCSGAIDPELFQKIVSGAAADARVDARILKRLGAGVDHPLLTAFPEGEYLKGLLLQIA
- the argB gene encoding acetylglutamate kinase, coding for MSELPDLSQIAPTLKAEILAEALPYIRQYHGKTVVIKYGGNAMTEERLKQGFARDVILLKLVGINPVIVHGGGPQIDLALKKIGKQGTFIQGMRVTDEETMEVVEWVLGGEVQQDIVMLINHFGGHAVGLTGKDGGLIHARKMLMPDREKPGQYVDIGQVGEVEAINPAVVKALQDDAFIPVISPIGFGEDGLSYNINADLVAGKLAVVLNAEKLVMMTNIPGVMDKEGNLLTDLSAREIDGLFEDGTISGGMLPKISSALDAAKSGVRSVHIIDGRIEHSVLLEILTEQPFGTMIRSH
- a CDS encoding tetratricopeptide repeat protein, which gives rise to MVPTAIREADASSAFLTLLRGAAAARASGATADEARSLDVAAKLHPLDGASLDALIAAWLAQKRHAEAIELAAIISELDAGSAVAHFRAGYALQMAGRHADAIPPYRRALALDPALPQLRNNLASALTLTDGDLSERLALLEAAIRDAPDDGNAWINLANAYRQSLDLPHALEAGAQAVQRAPGSPLAYNNYALTLREAQRWDDAEQAATTACELAPQNPTMRSNLGMLQLLRGRYAEGWASHEARWDGSRELGGSRPVMPAPIWRGEPLAGKTLLVWGEQGMGDVLQFSRYIPMLAERVHRDGGRVVWNSFPQMGALLARSLGAHVDGFSSGGGVESLPPMDYEIPLLSLPLIFDTREETIPAAPYLFADVAALAAWRERVADGRRLKVGLAWTGSRGHQRNPFRSVGWQRYAAHFAGIDDVTFYSLQPGAAAEIAAARAAGLRIIDHTASLATFDDTAAFVGALDLVITVCTSVAHLSGALGQRTWVLLDVNPHWVWLLERGDSPWYPSATLYRQPRFGEWEPALEAVARDLRALVAQHRGA
- a CDS encoding ATP-binding protein, producing MQRITNTGRVNLGHLFWLRSLAIIGQLLTIAFVQIFIGANLPLPAMLLVIGLEVLFNALTWFRVSQQRPESNIELFGQIWVDLGALSALLFLSGGTTNPFVSLYLPSLAIAAAVLPWYLMAWLAAFAVACYAMLSFDSVPLNLENPANLFDYYRSGMWVNFMVSVGLIAWFVARMSRALRLRDAALGEAQQRLLQDERAVALGVQAATVAHEIGTPLSTIAMLSEELRDAARTDAGLAPYRADLELLEQQMTLCTSALARLRSRATTTTNREPVDEWLESFADQWRLRHPHVKFERLGTPPADVSLNDTVAVSQILTILLDNAARASRDHVTLSCTLAPRGDQIVFEVCDHGPGIPVALRGSLGTMPVESTQGGHGVGLYLAFSAAARLKGSIELTDANGGRPRGTRAVLRLPLGARKISGASPQGAAPSNTEKQA
- a CDS encoding response regulator transcription factor; the protein is MSEKNFLVIDDDEVFSGILARGLTRRGYTVSEAHNADEAIRLANQQKFSEITVDLHLGNDSGLTLVAPLRDLQPDARMLVLTGYASIATAVQAVKDGADNYLAKPANVETILSALQSEASALQAEEAIEHPQPLSVARLEWEHIQRVLAEHNGNISATARALNMHRRTLQRKLAKRPVRQ